The proteins below come from a single Flavobacterium lindanitolerans genomic window:
- a CDS encoding DUF4304 domain-containing protein, whose amino-acid sequence MENSIRYILKWKKTELLNLLNNIFLPLGFKRKGNSWVLNGNEINKIINLQKSQYGNVYYLHYNYVINSLPLNNRKVHIDNQLGSIDKEEQAMIQGLLDLESDIDTADRLIKLFEVINKKIVPELNQYRRKMICYKSLKDVSSYIQYLHTY is encoded by the coding sequence ATGGAAAACAGTATTAGATACATATTAAAATGGAAAAAAACTGAATTATTAAACCTATTAAACAATATATTCCTTCCATTGGGTTTTAAAAGGAAAGGAAATAGTTGGGTTTTGAACGGTAATGAGATTAATAAGATTATTAATCTTCAGAAGTCACAATATGGAAATGTTTACTATTTACATTATAATTATGTAATAAATAGTCTACCTCTTAATAATAGAAAAGTTCATATCGATAATCAGTTAGGGTCAATCGACAAAGAAGAGCAAGCTATGATACAAGGTTTGCTTGATCTCGAAAGTGATATTGATACAGCAGATCGACTCATCAAATTATTTGAAGTAATTAATAAAAAGATAGTACCTGAATTAAATCAATACAGACGGAAAATGATTTGTTACAAGTCCTTAAAAGACGTGAGTTCATACATACAATACCTCCACACGTATTGA
- a CDS encoding DUF4304 domain-containing protein → MEKKDLERILSEILKPADFKKKGSYWTLNNNEITKIIDLQKSQYSNRFYINYGYIINAIPLGNLKRHIYNRLGASNKSTNEEIINMLDLEYQIIDSEREIRLKDLLYENLMLNIISINNESDILEELKRRPHLNDITLSVKKHFNLPID, encoded by the coding sequence ATGGAAAAGAAAGATCTTGAGAGAATTCTTAGCGAAATCTTGAAACCAGCTGATTTTAAAAAAAAGGGCAGCTATTGGACTTTAAATAATAATGAAATTACTAAAATAATTGATTTGCAAAAGTCTCAATATAGCAATAGATTCTACATCAATTATGGATATATTATTAATGCTATTCCATTAGGAAATCTTAAAAGACATATTTATAATAGACTCGGAGCATCAAATAAAAGCACTAATGAGGAAATTATAAATATGCTAGACTTGGAATATCAAATAATTGATAGTGAGCGAGAAATTAGATTAAAAGATTTATTGTATGAAAATTTAATGCTTAATATCATAAGTATTAATAATGAGTCGGATATTTTGGAAGAATTAAAAAGGAGACCACATTTAAATGATATTACATTGTCGGTGAAAAAACATTTCAATTTACCGATAGATTAG
- the pbpC gene encoding penicillin-binding protein 1C produces the protein MKSKIKAFFKRILDRIKRNPKKSVFFGLLFIVYYFCLPRTLFEQPYSTVIESEEGELLGAKIARDGQWRFPAQDSIPEKFKKCIVYFEDEHFYQHPGFNPIAMVKAAKQNHDAGRVVRGGSTLTQQVIRLSRGEKKRNYFEKLVELVLATRLEFRYSKEKILELYAAHAPYGGNVVGLEMASWRYFGVQPHQLSWAETATLAVLPNAPSLIYPGKNQQKLLNKRNGLLKKLYQEKIIDKTTYELSVLEELPQKPYDLPQIAPHLLQNVARRQEGTRVKTTVKFALQNRVNQIATQYYNQYRQSEIYNLAIIVVDVETRNILSYVGNSPTDKDHQKDVDIITAPRSTGSILKPLLYASMLDAGEILPNTLVPDIPTQIAGYSPKNFDLTYDGAVPAHRALSRSLNIPSVLMLKDHGVYRFYDQLQQLKLRDINKHPNHYGLSLILGGAESNLWDLTKTYAGLTSTLNYFTTHSAKYRTDEFKELNWLHGAKLDFGKESYDKKNLGAASIWLTYNAMKEVNRPEGDEAWKFYDSSLEVAWKTGTSFGNRDGWAIGTNSRYVVGVWVGNASGEGRPSLTGVGSAAPVLFDVFNLLPRKKWFTTPYDDLEEAEVCQLSGHIAGEYCPKIKQWIPLKSKQTTVCPYHKLIHLDASGEYQVNSNCEEVDRMVAKPWFVLPPVMELYYKTKHINYVPLPPFRPDCLGASSYSMDFIYPKENGKVYLTKNFNGEIQPFIIKVAHSDQKAKLFWYLNDKFLGTTQTFHEMSVEAKTGKYYITVTDEAGNEISRRIEIVKE, from the coding sequence TTGAAAAGTAAGATAAAAGCGTTTTTTAAACGCATATTGGATAGGATAAAACGCAATCCGAAGAAATCTGTTTTCTTCGGGTTGCTTTTTATTGTCTACTATTTTTGCCTGCCGAGAACACTTTTTGAGCAGCCTTATTCTACCGTAATTGAAAGTGAAGAAGGCGAGCTTTTAGGTGCTAAAATTGCCCGTGACGGACAATGGCGGTTTCCGGCACAGGATTCCATACCTGAAAAATTCAAAAAATGTATCGTCTATTTTGAAGATGAACATTTTTACCAACATCCCGGATTCAACCCGATTGCGATGGTCAAAGCCGCAAAACAAAATCACGATGCGGGTAGGGTAGTTCGTGGCGGAAGTACGTTGACACAACAGGTTATCCGACTTTCAAGAGGTGAAAAGAAAAGAAACTATTTCGAAAAGCTGGTCGAGTTGGTATTGGCAACCCGTTTGGAATTTCGCTATTCCAAAGAAAAAATATTAGAATTGTATGCCGCCCACGCTCCCTATGGAGGAAATGTTGTAGGTCTGGAAATGGCTTCCTGGCGTTATTTTGGAGTACAGCCGCATCAATTATCCTGGGCCGAAACGGCAACATTGGCGGTACTTCCCAACGCGCCCAGTCTGATTTATCCGGGTAAAAACCAACAAAAACTTCTGAATAAGCGTAATGGTTTGCTAAAAAAATTATATCAGGAAAAAATAATCGATAAAACTACCTATGAGCTTTCCGTATTGGAAGAGTTGCCTCAAAAGCCTTATGACTTGCCCCAAATAGCGCCGCATTTGCTTCAAAATGTTGCCAGAAGACAAGAAGGCACAAGAGTAAAGACAACGGTCAAATTTGCACTTCAAAATCGCGTGAACCAAATCGCCACGCAATATTATAATCAATACAGACAGTCGGAAATTTATAACCTGGCCATCATTGTTGTAGATGTCGAAACAAGAAATATCCTGAGTTATGTAGGTAATTCTCCAACAGACAAAGACCATCAAAAAGATGTTGACATTATTACGGCTCCAAGAAGTACAGGTAGTATATTAAAACCCTTGCTCTATGCTTCGATGCTTGATGCAGGAGAAATACTTCCTAATACTCTGGTTCCGGATATTCCAACACAAATTGCGGGTTATAGCCCTAAAAACTTCGATTTGACTTATGACGGAGCTGTTCCGGCACATCGAGCCCTGTCGCGTTCGTTGAATATTCCTTCAGTACTGATGCTTAAAGACCATGGCGTTTATCGTTTTTACGACCAATTACAGCAGTTAAAGTTGCGGGACATCAACAAGCATCCAAACCATTACGGACTTTCACTCATTCTTGGTGGAGCAGAAAGCAATCTTTGGGATTTGACGAAAACCTATGCCGGACTTACATCTACTTTAAATTACTTTACGACGCATTCGGCAAAATACCGTACGGATGAATTCAAGGAACTGAACTGGTTGCACGGAGCAAAATTGGATTTCGGAAAGGAATCTTATGATAAGAAAAACTTAGGGGCGGCGTCTATCTGGCTGACGTATAACGCCATGAAAGAAGTCAACCGTCCGGAAGGTGATGAAGCCTGGAAATTCTATGACTCATCACTGGAAGTGGCCTGGAAAACAGGAACCAGTTTTGGCAACCGCGACGGATGGGCCATCGGGACAAATTCAAGATATGTAGTAGGAGTGTGGGTTGGAAATGCTTCCGGTGAAGGACGTCCTTCTTTGACCGGAGTAGGAAGTGCGGCGCCTGTTTTGTTTGATGTGTTCAATCTTTTGCCCAGAAAAAAATGGTTTACGACTCCGTATGATGATTTGGAAGAAGCCGAAGTTTGCCAGTTGAGCGGCCATATTGCAGGCGAATATTGCCCTAAAATCAAACAGTGGATTCCGCTAAAAAGCAAACAGACCACGGTTTGTCCTTATCATAAACTGATACATCTCGATGCTTCGGGAGAATATCAGGTAAACAGCAATTGTGAAGAAGTAGACCGGATGGTAGCAAAACCCTGGTTTGTATTGCCTCCGGTTATGGAATTGTATTATAAGACCAAGCACATCAATTATGTTCCACTGCCTCCGTTTAGGCCAGATTGTCTCGGAGCTTCTTCTTATTCAATGGATTTTATTTACCCAAAAGAGAATGGCAAAGTCTATCTTACCAAAAATTTTAACGGAGAAATCCAGCCCTTTATCATAAAAGTGGCCCATTCCGACCAAAAGGCAAAACTATTCTGGTATCTGAATGATAAGTTTTTAGGTACAACACAAACTTTTCATGAGATGTCTGTAGAAGCAAAAACCGGAAAATATTACATTACGGTAACAGATGAAGCCGGAAATGAAATCAGCAGGAGGATTGAAATTGTAAAAGAATAA